In the genome of Plasmodium yoelii strain 17X genome assembly, chromosome: 14, one region contains:
- a CDS encoding CSC1-like protein, putative encodes MKNETEDFLIAFLFDIVFFAICVCIWLYLRKKRDESKISDNIYILNNQTQGNIKLEKDLENDEDKKEKISEKKKRENKFRTFLNIKDDKIVNTEIKYYLFFLKANRNIIFSLCILGIFLVLPLYLSLPRNNLNNPSFFNYISAGKISDINVLTILFFITIIYSAISYTFIYLLWRKIRPNKKKTKKFLPQNFTIMVSHIDKNEINAYKIYKYFCNLTNNKVVSAYLILDYSIVYHEQKKIFNATKNLKLLKENEEKKSIKKERSRTFFRTFLSKNKKTKDSMLSICDKNEVEIYNNDKDKAESVNIGEEKKCENCNDDKKCDDDKKCDDVLKLDENKIYLRNKYGSETPNGEHDDNNDDNNNKCENDIRVNTESNDILQYIDYIKRTGDIDNNETLDSSDKNRKKKKKKKKKKNETLNNSSNNYDENSNYDSENKRDNCNGENEMYSKESSDEDDYDELEDNKMNNTNIADKNYPYKLHIEQNLINNNNEMIFYGVGPFSNKEKNKFSIKLKKNKDKYNFESKKNIFNKLHFFKKSKKSHWKKKLKEHLIKFYHVQNETPKKSTGVCFVSFIDTKSVHDCIHNIPFTERNKWIISNAPPNYDIIWKNLKNHSYKICARFIILNALLVLANTIIILTVTSIDNIIKLLIKKYRDEYPNSGNISAILTTWLSPFIVIFVNSIIQPALITGVSMAIGFIRKSSEHTYVLQGNFIFLILNTILIPLLSLSPLSSIIKVMYSDEIGQWSTRLGAYLFNSSGFFAMRYLLHCCFLTCANQLLQIPQFSIRSIVKTVTKKEISTWTFDFGYWYGFNTTILALILTFSVAVPFILPLGSLYFFLRYYIDKYNLIYEVCRTNLDSHGAIIRTAIKFMLFSVAFFQLVMFTFFSRVQNKFISVGRNILFLSSSLTTLLLLCRSTEWVSTNHIKKKKGKRTFCYLCEKNVYVSNLKDLNKLKYAYANPYETKR; translated from the exons atgaaaaatgagACAGAAGATTTTTTAATAGCTTTTTTGTTTGATATAGTGTTTTTTGCTATTTGTGTTTGTATATGGTtatatttaagaaaaaaaagagatgaaagtaaaataagtgacaatatatacatattaaataatCAAACTCAAGGgaatataaaattagaaaaagatttggaaaatgatgaagataaaaaagaaaagatatcagaaaagaaaaaacgagaaaataaatttcgaacatttttaaatataaaagatgataaaattgttaatacagaaataaaatattatttattttttttaaaagcaaatagaaatattatattttctttatgtatattaggaatatttttagtattaccattatatttatctttaccacgaaataatttaaataatccatctttttttaattatataagtgCTGGAAAAATATCAGATATTAACGTATTgaccattttattttttattacaataatatatagtgCAATTTcttatacatttatatatttattatggcGAAAAATAAgaccaaataaaaaaaaaaccaaaaaaTTTTTACCTCAAAATTTTACTATCATGGTTTCACatatagataaaaatgaaataaatgcttataaaatatataaatatttttgtaatttaacaaataataaagttGTTTCTGCATATCTTATATTAGATTATTCGATTGTTTATCATGAACAAAAAAAGATATTTAATGCAACcaaaaatttaaaacttcttaaagaaaatgaagaaaaaaaaagtattaaaaaagaaagatCTAGAACTTTTTTTAGAACCTTtttaagtaaaaataaaaaaacaaaagattCGATGTTATCTATatgtgataaaaatgaagtagagatatataataatgataaggATAAAGCAGAGTCTGTTAATATTGGTGAAGAGAAAAAGTGTGAGAATtgtaatgatgataaaaaatgtgatgatgataaaaaatgtgatGATGTGCTAAAATTGGatgaaaacaaaatatatttacgaAATAAGTATGGCAGTGAAACGCCAAATGGGGAACATGACGATAATAATGacgataataataacaaatgtGAAAATGATATTCGGGTTAATACCGAAAGTAATGATATATTACAATATATAGATTATATCAAAAGAACTGGTGatattgataataatgaaacgTTAGATAGTTCagataaaaatagaaaaaaaaaaaaaaaaaaaaaaaaaaaaaaaaatgaaactctaaataatagtagtaataaCTATGATGAAAATAGTAATTATGATAGTGAAAATAAAAGAGATAATTGTAATGGTGAAAATGAAATGTATTCAAAAGAGTCAAGTGATGAAGATGATTATGATGAATTAGAAGAtaacaaaatgaataatacaaatatagCAGATAAAAATTATCCATATAAACTTCATATTGaacaaaatttaattaataataataatgaaatgaTATTTTATGGGGTAGGACCattttcaaataaagaaaaaaataaattttctattaaattaaaaaaaaataaagataaatataattttgaatctaaaaaaaatatatttaataaattacatttttttaaaaaaagtaaaaaaagtcattggaaaaaaaaattaaaagaacaCTTAATCAAATTTTATCATGTACAAAATGAAACTCCTAAAAAATCAACGGGGGTATGTTTTGTTTCATTTATTGATACAAAATCGGTTCATGATTGTATACATAATATTCCTTTTACTGAAAGAAATAAATGGATTATATCAAATGCGCCTCCTAATTATGATATCATTTGGAAAAATCTTAAGAATCATAGTTATAAGATATGTGCCCGTTTTATTATACTAAACGCTTTATTAGTGTTGGCTaacactattattattttaacagTTACGTCGATTGACAACATTATAAAGTTAttgattaaaaaatatagggATGAATATCCTAACTCGGGGAATATCAGCGCCATTTTAACGA cttgGCTATCTCCCTTCATTGTCATCTTTGTGAATAGTATCATTCAGCCAGCTTTAATTACTGGAGTGTCAATGGCAATTGGATTTATTCGAAAATCAAGCGAGCACACTTATGTGTTGCAaggaaattttatttttttaattttaaacaCAATTCTGATTCCATTGCTGTCTTTATCTCCGCTCAGCTCGATAATTAAG GTTATGTATTCCGATGAGATAGGGCAATGGTCGACACGTTTAGGAGcttatttgtttaattctAGTGGTTTTTTTGCTATGAGATATTTACTTCATTGTTGTTTTTTGACATGTGCAAATCAGTTATTGCAAATTCCCCAGTTTTCAA TCAGGTCAATTGTTAAAACTgtaacaaaaaaagaaataagcACATGGACATTTGATTTTGGATATTGGTACGGATTCAACACGACGATTTTAGCCTTGATCTTAACCTTTAG CGTCGCTGTCCCTTTCATTCTGCCATTAGGGTCGTTGTATTTTTTCCTGCGATATTACATAGATAAGTATAACTTGATATATGAAGTATGTCGAACAAATTTGGATAGTCATGGAGCTATAATAAGAACAGCGATTAAATTCATGCTCTTTTCAGTTGCCTTTTTTCAA cttgTTATGTTCACCTTTTTTTCAAGAGTGCagaataaatttatttcagTGGGTCGAAATATTCTCTTTTTATCATCATCCCTTACAACACTATTACTTTTATGCAGATCTACCGAATGGGTTAGCACAaatcatattaaaaaaaaaaaagggaaaaggACTTTTTGTTATTTATGTGAGAAAAATGTTTATGTTAGTAACTTGAAAgatttaaacaaattaaaatatgcatatgctAATCCGTATGAGACAAAAcgataa
- a CDS encoding osmiophilic body protein G377, putative, translating to MKILLYTFLFCICSGFAKCQKAYNFDNIIKYLKEIKVIPSYIPDQLEDNIQLIPPYLAYKYKNRIYYIHNNVDIYPVINKKPKPVFPIDPDDTTECTHNNVKNPVEDEVEDDDDTVDINSFVPDNETGMFVPNIKVNGIEEQTGISDGFEIPKNNQVPTEQNGPNAIVNIIGTEGCTNYSIGEIVEFKENKEICENIKTEFEIFNKDNIYEPTEKIPTHNIDISDFYTFLNAIHILFHEDEYNKYYTINNISVKDVKLFMKEVYINIHNSLKTYILFSGLNFSDYSYTPKEFSIDAILNDFYHLTNDSNDNMNGSFENIERIIKYVATSKSRLRIKLIEKAIINFLEEENLMVLDIKLISHIFSSNRMLNYNESDIIKYASDLVNISEIDISPRVVSTIFIYFAQKINIFPMPNYPTSFDYDSLLFLENNDLLETIDNIYNKFFKNFYRHSNSTNKGKKGKSHEQILQTIPWAEQIYSKFKTTYDLLSFKYGVVLFYNSYVNIMDYLRRNKNIKDIIEKHKENKQIATLDQFINELIKLLQIAPPESNTVKEVQEKKETLPIFISLKDANKHNSRVLSEDISDSDLDEIDSYELSEDNDVSDENNKYFKELKITVENELIEERKKYVLERNQEKQKNDEIIKKEIKEIDTKHELETQKLEKEEPEKEKLQDEQIDRDYENGLEDERIIERDRLLALGKENANLPIERSKRYHKMYYEAALNALTIDTADIYDKIVKTGYGMSSKCGEQFQQIVYILKDTTAPKYNELKVEVIRAINKNFNILLKKIKSKKNINKSDNLNSYKKDVESYINTIAKKSPDGKYYICMEELMITKFNDYKKELMKLCDKKFYGNFRKSLSKQYLKMMREFRIILKNSIRLAQDLAPSYDQNEYIPKFTNIYTEQKNLHKTKYSEDRRKISKYLDKSYRNMLNKHYKQKQRTINNELQKIKKHVIKHINSAIKELYVTVYTELQIDKLHLSKQINEINIIVSELSKENESLNITLTNLEIDLKNIPNFDSKNFTEKKETINKGITNAKEKIKQNIQKINDFKDQFNSLSTQYDIVIKKIDIIHGIDKKLRLFKYDIEKSYKNEVLSREIIVDQFTHLRMVYKIIQNTILDLFNELYNMEIQDKELKIELQILTDNYNDKKIQVSILEKLYQNQLNKQELNIESLVSQKTQLTKLENQIKIIKTNIDKLKFKREIIINEVNYMTSDSARKPPHTINYLKKFPLEPVIRTNNTFEDFMEDLIINIEIDNQIYQKFIKIVRGYIRRVPKNAIFSFKFLENQNKKKIINEKYYQIYRKGLNMFVQKLYIFHSNLKNYIDLLKKKSIPNILSESSKKTNVELTPSNDVLYLERNIIHIENILNMIKENVYIPDVSYIITQPEYFLKEIKNENPENEKLYKDLLNSYTQLKDIGSNINVVYEKMSAYNSHYKHASERILRYRASLKFYHEVSDKIYYFSFKNEKIRTALINGEVVPVNKYGTQIKPFSMLQYIDNVVEDAYDKDKYLNVIKEETMYPFPLKPLKDIYILSKTLKYNLLRNNQLSEFKTFVKSKMYTIIEKDDINSYIFNKDELDKLKIIKNIDDTNNNTNLIEGNLTNFFSHYSHIFQDTNNNIPNLVENTINDLLKKNGLTYNALLEIIKYLKTKPNILRIKEIILLSEQILNKSNLHFITPDKLAFFFVSILDAFDIKVLMTNVKRNDNKSTIISYLKLLKMDHKKGIILSNYVKDIIFKFLKPKENNIQLKYNPKLFEFLESLNHSLDGNDKMYQIFKKKNPKFNSQLLSSVKNGIDGFLKYFMKTVIDTHGIYGNFLTYYEYTKKEAEIFRFNKEEDHLNNFDIFLSFFIFSINTEIRKLHKDHVSDVDLKCLKDHPHFNFVDLIPHIDYEHINDVFFRFMNTTKTHNILPLMILFRLFFHPKNKDLFTYSNVINAVEKYFTSEIFDSDTKKMIGKLAYSLMARLSFITVSYLEPKIDDVIDGIDIDLMNLFHNVINKMVYTLYCKEDKKLIEPFVPISMVKNRKMFKLDALKIYNEFITSLPDQDKRSAINFLQTDFPKVVTTLISDALDFVNRHLEKGPDTYHSDEYVKLETLFKINYQISSNQNLYYDNFDEFIKKNPEYTQAPNLLFIKKAEYDNINKQIKYKNDLNLEDIFDETSFGILTEEIFKEHLTIKQVNDKFTDTMKKLKFLMPKMYVFKDKLNKTGNKEVEKDIYEYIYKRFKDLELSYSTQGLVYIPIKKVIDFILFPNVLVQNVDADYMTMQLDYRYNRYIKFIDELTTCLIDMYYYNKNDNCLRFGSYAKEEMNVEQKVLNLMQTPFIETIEEYKHKNNYIYNKYISDNDDIIYYFINKLLPINKNIEKNQLIIQIFKIKYFVLEITKFVIKKVLSTMPSSYLTKMTYHHTNINIDHIINSLYSLYTKANKAKTIEQEKGEQQITDGYTHTIGSIINFMYNANDELCDFEITGEFTPEELIHDPKEYETEDDYDEYDEDSDESVVKKTDESEEEKNENRSVMIGLGGKQKVKNIKIYLSNYISEFLLNNNISFKYLYQFIQNMDKFKAYLPTLSELYIFIDKHVNIINSIYSSSYIPYIQTDTIINIYVDTFKTLGLDIYSV from the coding sequence ATGAAAATACTGTTATAtacttttcttttttgtatTTGCTCTGGTTTTGCAAAATGCCAGAAAGcatataattttgataatataataaaatatcttaaagaaataaaagtaaTACCTAGCTACATACCAGATCAACTAGAAGATAATATTCAATTAATTCCACCATATttagcatataaatataaaaatagaatatattatatacataataatgtTGATATTTATCCagtaattaataaaaaaccAAAACCAGTTTTCCCAATAGACCCAGACGATACAACTGAATGCACCCATAACAATGTAAAAAATCCAGTTGAAGATGAAGTtgaagatgatgatgatacTGTTGATATAAACAGTTTTGTTCCAGATAATGAAACAGGCATGTTTGTACCTAACATAAAAGTAAATGGTATCGAAGAACAAACAGGAATAAGTGATGGGTTTGAAATtccaaaaaataatcaaGTTCCAACAGAACAAAATGGACCAAATGCAATTGTGAATATAATTGGAACGGAAGGGTGCACTAACTATTCAATCGGAGAAATCGTAGaatttaaagaaaataaagaaatttgtgaaaatattaaaactgaatttgaaatatttaataaagataatatatatgaaccaACTGAAAAGATACCAACACATAATATTGACATATCAGATTTCTATACCTTTTTAAATGccatacatattttatttcacgaagatgaatataataaatattatacaataAATAACATCTCAGTTAAAGatgttaaattatttatgaaagaagtatatattaatattcacaattctttaaaaacgtatatattattttccgGATTAAATTTTAGTGATTATTCATATACCCCAAAAGAATTTTCTATAGATGCAAtattaaatgatttttatcatttaacaAATGATTCAAATGATAATATGAATGGGTCttttgaaaatatagaaagaataataaaatatgtggCAACATCAAAAAGTCGATTaagaataaaattaatagaaaaggcaattataaattttttagaaGAAGAAAATTTAATGGTTTtagatataaaattaatatcacACATATTTTCATCCAATAGAATgttaaattataatgaaagtgatattattaaatatgcaTCTGATTTAGTAAATATTTCTGAAATAGATATATCTCCTAGAGTTGTTTCAAccatattcatatattttgcacaaaaaataaatatattcccaATGCCAAATTATCCTACTTCATTTGATTATGATAGTCTTTTgtttttagaaaataatgatttattagAAACTAtagataatatatacaataaattTTTCAAGAATTTTTATAGACATAGTAATAGTACAAATAAAGGTAAAAAGGGTAAAAGCCACGAACAAATATTACAAACAATACCATGGGCTGAACAAATCTATTCCAAATTTAAAACCACATAtgatttattatcatttaaatatggtgtagtattattttataattcttATGTGAATATAATGGATTATTTACGtcgaaataaaaatattaaagatattatagaaaaacataaagaaaataaacaaatagcAACCCTAGatcaatttataaatgaattaataaAGCTTTTACAAATTGCACCTCCAGAATCAAATACAGTAAAAGAAGtacaagaaaaaaaagaaacattgccaatatttataagcttaaaagatgcaaataaacataatagTAGAGTCCTATCTGAAGATATATCTGATTCTGATTTAGATGAAATCGATAGTTATGAACTGTCAGAAGATAATGACGTGtcagatgaaaataataaatattttaaagaattaaaaataacagttgaaaatgaattaatagaggaacgaaaaaaatatgtactcGAAAGAAATcaagaaaaacaaaaaaatgatgaaattattaaaaaagaaataaaagaaattgaCACAAAACATGAATTAGAAACacaaaaattagaaaaagaagaaCCAGAAAAAGAAAAGTTACAAGATGAACAAATTGATAGGGATTATGAAAATGGTTTAGAAGATGAAAGAATTATTGAAAGAGATCGATTACTAGCTTTAGGAAAAGAAAATGCTAACTTACCAATAGAAAGAAGTAAAAGATAtcataaaatgtattatgaAGCAGCACTTAATGCCTTAACAATAGACACTGCtgatatatatgataaaattgttaaaacAGGATATGGAATGTCATCAAAATGTGGTGAACAATTCCAACAAATTGTTTACATATTAAAAGATACAACAGCACctaaatataatgaattaaaagtTGAAGTTATACGAGccattaataaaaattttaatatattattaaaaaaaataaaaagtaaaaaaaatattaataaatcaGATAATTTAAATAGTTATAAAAAGGATGTAGAATcttatataaatacaatagCAAAAAAAAGTCCTGatggaaaatattatatatgtatggaAGAACTTATGATAACAAAAtttaatgattataaaaaagaaCTTATGAAATTAtgtgataaaaaattttatggaaattttagaaaaagcTTAAGCAAACAATATCTGAAAATGATGCGAGAGTTTAGAATAATTCTAAAAAATTCAATCAGATTAGCACAAGATCTTGCACCTAGTTATGatcaaaatgaatatattccaaaatttacaaatatttatacagaacaaaaaaatttacataaaACTAAATATTCAGAAGATAGAcgaaaaatatcaaaatatcTAGATAAGTCATAtagaaatatgttaaataaaCATTATAAGCAAAAACAAAGAACTATCAATAATgaattacaaaaaattaaaaagcatgtcataaaacatattaataGTGCTATTAAAGAGTTGTATGTCACAGTATATACAGAATTACAAATTGATAAATTACATTTATccaaacaaataaatgaaataaatataattgttaGTGAACTATccaaagaaaatgaatctCTAAATATTACACTCACAAATTTAGAaatagatttaaaaaatatcccCAATTTTGACAGTAAAAATTTtacagaaaaaaaagaaacaataaataaaggAATAACTAATGCTAAAGAAAAAATCAAACagaatatacaaaaaattaacGATTTTAAAGACCAATTTAATTCCCTTTCTACTCAATATGATAttgtcataaaaaaaatagatattATACATGGAATCGATAAAAAACTTcgattatttaaatatgatattgaaaaaagttataaaaatgaagtaTTAAGCAGAGAAATAATTGTAGATCAATTTACTCACTTAAGAATGgtgtataaaataatacaaaacaCTATCTTagatttatttaatgaattatataatatggaaATTCAAGATAAAGAACTAAAAATTGAGTTACAAATATTAACagataattataatgataaaaaaatacaagtatcaatattagaaaaattatatcaaaACCAATTAAACAAACAAGAATTAAATATTGAATCTCTTGTATCACAAAAGACACAATTAACCAAATTAGAAAaccaaattaaaataataaaaacaaatatagataaattaaaatttaaaagagaaattataataaatgaagTTAATTATATGACAAGTGATAGTGCTCGAAAACCACCACATACCATTAATTATCTAAAAAAATTCCCATTAGAACCCGTTATTCGAACAAATAATACTTTTGAAGATTTTATGGAAgatttaattattaatatagaaataGATAATcaaatttatcaaaaatttattaaaatagttaGAGGGTATATAAGACGTGTTCCTAAAAATgcaatattttcatttaaatttttagaaaatcaaaataaaaaaaaaataataaatgaaaaatattatcaaatttatAGAAAAGGCTTAAATATGTTTgttcaaaaattatatatattccattctaatttaaaaaattacattgatctattaaaaaaaaaaagcatacCAAATATATTATCGGAAAGTagtaaaaaaacaaatgttGAATTAACACCATCTAATGACGTTTTATATCTAGAAAGAAATATTATCcatattgaaaatatattaaatatgataaaagaAAATGTGTATATTCCAGATGTTAGTTATATAATAACTCAACcagaatattttttaaaagagatcaaaaatgaaaatccagaaaatgaaaaactatataaagaTTTATTAAATAGTTATACACAATTAAAAGATATAGGTAGTAATATAAATGTtgtttatgaaaaaatgagcGCATATAATAGTCATTATAAGCATGCATCAGAAAGAATATTAAGATATAGAGCttcattaaaattttatcatGAAGTATCAGATAAAATATACTATTTtagttttaaaaatgaaaaaataagaacCGCTTTAATAAATGGAGAAGTTGTTCctgttaataaatatggaaCACAAATAAAACCATTCTCTATGTTACAATATATAGATAATGTTGTAGAAGATGCATATGATaaagataaatatttaaatgtaataaaagAAGAAACAATGTATCCATTCCCTTTAAAACCtttaaaagatatatatatattaagtaaaactttaaaatataatttattacgTAATAATCAATTAAgtgaatttaaaacatttgTTAAATCTAAAATGTATACAATTATTGAAAAAGATGATATAAactcatatatatttaataaagatgaattagataaattaaaaataataaaaaatatagatgatacaaataataatactaatttAATAGAAGGAAATTTAACAAATTTCTTTTCACATTATTCACATATTTTCCAAGACACAAATAATAACATTCCTAATCTTGTAGAAAATACTATTAATgatcttttaaaaaaaaatggtttAACTTATAATGCTTTATtagaaattattaaatatttaaaaacaaaaccaaatattttaagaataaaagaaattatattattatctgaacaaatattaaataaatcaaatttacattttattacTCCTGATAAGttagcttttttttttgtttctatATTAGATGCATTCGATATTAAAGTTCTAATGACAAATGTAAAAagaaatgataataaatcaactattatttcatatttaaaattattaaaaatggatCATAAAAAGGGAATAATATTGTCTAATTATGTAAAAGATATCatattcaaatttttaaaaccaaaagaaaataatatacaattaaaatataatccTAAATTATTCGAATTTTTAGAAAGTTTAAATCATAGTTTAGATGGAAATGATAAAATGtatcaaatttttaaaaaaaaaaatcctaAATTTAATAGTCAATTATTAAGTTCAGTTAAAAATGGTATAGAtggttttttaaaatattttatgaaaacaGTAATAGATACACATGGAATTTATGGAAATTTCTTAACTTATTATGAATATACTAAAAAAGAAGCAGAAATATTTCGTTTTAATAAAGAAGAGgatcatttaaataattttgacatatttttatctttttttatattttcaataaatACAGAAATACGAAAATTACATAAAGATCATGTAAGTGATGTAGATTTAAAATGTCTAAAAGATCATCCtcattttaattttgtagatCTTATACCACATATAGATTATGAACATATTAATGACGTTTTCTTTAGATTTATGAATACAACTAAAACTCACAATATACTACCATTGATGATTTTATTTagattattttttcatccaaaaaataaagatttatttacatattcTAATGTAATTAATGCAgtagaaaaatattttacatcTGAAATATTTGATAGTGAtactaaaaaaatgataGGAAAACTTGCTTACTCATTAATGGCTAGATTATCTTTTATAACAGTTTCATATTTAGAACCCAAAATAGATGATGTAATAGATGGTATTGATATTGATTTAATGAATCTATTCCATAATGTTATTAACAAAATGGTATATACCCTTTATTGTAAagaagataaaaaattaatagaacCATTTGTACCTATTAGTATGGTTAAAAATAGGAAAATGTTCAAATTAGAcgcattaaaaatatataacgaATTTATCACATCTTTACCTGACCAAGATAAAAGATCTGCAATCAACTTTTTACAAACAGATTTTCCTAAAGTTGTTACTACACTTATATCAGATGCTCTTGATTTTGTAAATCGTCATTTAGAAAAAGGACCAGATACATATCATTCAGATGAATATGTTAAATTAGAAACattattcaaaattaattaCCAAATTTCTAGTaatcaaaatttatattatgataattttgatgaatttattaaaaaaaatccaGAATATACTCAAGCTCcaaatttgttatttattaaaaaagcagaatatgataatataaataaacaaattaaatataaaaatgatttaaatttaGAAGATATATTTGATGAGACATCTTTTGGAATATTAACAGAAGAAATATTTAAAGAACACTTAACAATTAAGCAAGTGAATGATAAATTTACTGATACAATGAAAAaacttaaatttttaatgccaaaaatgtatgtatttaaagataaattaaataaaacagGAAATAAAGAAGTagaaaaagatatatatgaatatatatataaacgtTTTAAAGATTTAGAATTATCATATTCAACTCAAGGTTTAGTATATATACcaataaaaaaagttattgattttattttatttccaaaTGTATTAGTTCAAAATGTTGATGCAGATTATATGACAATGCAATTAGATTATAGATATAAtcgatatataaaatttatagatGAATTAACTACATGTTTAATagatatgtattattataataaaaatgataactGTCTTCGTTTTGGAAGTTATGCAAAAGAAGAAATGAATGTAGAACAAAAAGTTCTCAATTTAATGCAAACCCCATTTATAGAAACCATAGAAgaatataaacataaaaataattatatatataataaatatatatcagataatgatgatattatttactattttattaataagttATTaccaattaataaaaatattgaaaaaaatcaattaattatacaaatatttaaaattaaatattttgttcttGAAATTACTAAATTTGTAATTAAAAAAGTTCTTTCAACAATGCCATCATCTTATTTAACTAAAATGACATATCATCATACTAACATAAATATAgatcatataataaatagtTTGTATTCTTTATATACAAAAGCTAATAAAGCCAAAACTATCGAACAAGAAAAGGGTGAACAACAAATTACTGATGGATATACCCACACAATAGGTtctataattaattttatgtaCAATGCAAATGATGAATTATGCGATTTTGAAATTACAGGCGAATTCACACCTGAAGAATTAATACATGATCCAAAAGAATATGAAACTGAGGATGATTATGATGAATATGATGAAGATTCTGATGAGAGTGTTGTTAAAAAAACAGATGAAagtgaagaagaaaaaaatgaaaatcgTTCTGTTATGATTGGATTAGGAGGAAAacaaaaagttaaaaatattaaaatttatttaagtaATTATATTTctgaatttttattaaataataatatatcatttaaatatttatatcaatttattcaaaatatGGACAAATTTAAAGCATATTTACCAACCTTATcagaattatatatttttatagataaacatgttaatattattaattctatttATAGTTCTAGTTATATTCCTTATATACAAACAGATActatcataaatatatatgttgaTACTTTTAAGACACTCGGTTTAGATATATATTCAGTTTAA